One window from the genome of Prinia subflava isolate CZ2003 ecotype Zambia chromosome 2, Cam_Psub_1.2, whole genome shotgun sequence encodes:
- the CILK1 gene encoding serine/threonine-protein kinase ICK: MNRYKTIRQLGDGTYGSVLLGRSIESGELIAIKKMKRKFYSWEECMNLREVKSLKKLNHANVVKLKEVIRENDHLYFVFEYMKENLYQLMKERNKLFPESTVRNIMYQILQGLAFIHKHGFFHRDLKPENLLCMGPELVKIADFGLAREIRSRPPYTDYVSTRWYRAPEVLLRSTCYSSPIDIWAVGCIMAEVYTLRPLFPGASEIDTIFKICQVLGTPKKNDWPEGYQLSASMNFRWPQCVPNNLKSLIPNASSEAVQLMRDMLQWDPKKRPTASQALRYSYFQVGHALGIQELGKQKELHSKSSLHIKPVPPAQPPLKPHARISSRPFQQSQSSQHVVYACKTDNSGAEHSNCSQEDKSNQVLLPAIHNKVPQQKTSAVSENINGELKPKPRRRWGHLPRTVKSSEDWDDLEDLDFSSSIMRMDLKNKKRQNDETLYRFESILDVKPLDAVGSGSSARTSHGTFLRQDTPTLRVSAAKQHYLNHSRYRPGISTRNSIVSTSNKESVPSNHWPGSGLSEKTSGLGGSTTNRMNSGPIGSSSVTSAYVPSFLKKEVGSAEQRVQLAPVVDPSSDFASLTSVRPLLGWPSFSSPAKSSPRLVPLPPAAEPIHGRVDWSAKYGAHR; this comes from the exons ATGAATAGGTACAAAACTATCAGACAGCTTGGTGATGGGACCTATGGCTCTGTTCTCCTAGGGAGAAGCATTGAATCTGGAGAGCTAATAGCCATTAAAAA aatgaagagaaaattttaTTCCTGGGAGGAGTGCATGAACCTTCGAGAGGTTAAG TCTTTGAAGAAATTAAACCATGCTAATGTGGTAAAGCTGAAAGAAGTTATCAGGGAAAATGATCATCTGTATTTTGTGTTTGAATACATGAAGGAGAATCTTTATCAGTTAATGAAAGAGAG AAACAAACTGTTCCCTGAGTCTACAGTTAGGAATATTATGTATCAGATCCTGCAAGGGCTTGCATTTATTCATAAGCATG GGTTCTTTCACAGGGACTTGAAACCTGAAAACCTGCTTTGTATGGGACCAGAACTTGTGAAAATTGCAGATTTTGGCTTAGCCCGAGAAATCCGATCTCGACCTCCTTACACAGATTATGTATCCACAAGATG GTACAGGGCTCCTGAAGTACTTCTGAGATCCACCTGCTATAGTTCTCCAATAGATATTTGGGCTGTTGGCTGCATAATGGCAGAGGTTTACACACTGAGGCCTCTCTTCCCAGGCGCCAGTGAAATTGATACTATATTCAAAATTTGCCAAGTCTTAGGAACACCAAAAAAG aatGACTGGCCTGAAGGCTACCAACTTTCAGCTTCCATGAATTTTCGCTGGCCTCAGTGTGTACCTAATAACCTAAAATCTCTTATACCTAATGCCAGCAGTGAAGCAGTGCAGCTCATGAGAGACATGCTGCAGTGGGACCCCAAAAAGCGGCCAACAGCTAGTCAG GCACTTCGATACTCATACTTCCAGGTTGGGCATGCCCTGGGCATTCAGGAactgggaaaacaaaaggaactgCATAGTAAATCATCTCTGCATATTAAGCCtgtccctccagcacagccccctctGAAACCTCATGCCCGAATTTCATCAAGGCCTTTCCAACAAAGCCAGTCTTCTCAGCACGTGGTGTACGCATGTAAGACAGACAACTCTGGGGCTGAGCACAGTAACTGCTCACAGGAGGACAAATCTAACCAGGTTCTTCTGCCTGCAATTCACAATAAGGTTCCTCAGCAG AAAACATCTGCTGTGTCTGAGAATATAAATGGTGAACTTAAACCAAAACCTAGGCGAAGATGGGGACATCTTCCCAGGACAGTTAAGAGTTCTGAAGACTGGGATGACTTGGAAGACCTTGATTTCAGCTCTTCCATCATGAGAATGGacttgaaaaacaagaaaaggcaGAATGATGAAACTCTTTATAG GTTTGAAAGCATTTTGGACGTGAAGCCTTTGGATGCTGTAGGCTCTGGCAGCAGTGCACGAACTTCCCATGGGACCTTTTTGCGGCAGGACACTCCCACATTGCGAGTTTCAGCAGCAAAGCAACACTATTTAAACCATTCTAGGTATCGACCTG GAATAAGCACCAGGAATAGCATAGTCTCCACTTCAAACAAAGAGTCTGTTCCATCTAATCACTGGCCCGGTTCTGGCTTGTCTGAGAAAACTTCTGGTTTGGGAGGAAGTACTACCAACAGGATGAATTCAG GGCCCATAGGATCAAGCAGTGTAACGAGTGCTTATGTCCCTTCATTTCTGAAGAAGGAAGTAGGTTCTGCTGAGCAGAGGGTTCAGTTAGCACCAGTTGTGGATCCATCTTCTG ATTTTGCGTCTCTGACATCAGTCAGACCCCTCCTTGGATGGCCATCGTTCAGCTCACCTGCCAAAAGCTCGCCGAGGCTGGTGCCTCTCCCGCCAGCAGCGGAGCCGATCCACGGGCGCGTTGACTGGTCTGCCAAGTACGGCGCTCACCGGTGA
- the FBXO9 gene encoding F-box only protein 9: MAEAEEDCHTDLVRTDDSERSGEANLQAELQMFRAQWMFELAPGVSSSGLEPVPCKASSREPGLKSVDARGKQEIAKEEKAKELFLKAVEEERNGALYEAIKFYRLAMQLVPDIEFKITYTRSPDADGVGKRCAEDSKEDDKMADLLTDFQQQLALQESSVKLCQPEVYVSQTHISALPMEVLMYIFRWVVSSDLDLRSLEQLSLVCRGFYICARDPEIWHQVCLKIWGRSCNKLVPYASWRDMFLERPRVRFDGVYVSKTKYIRQGEQSLDGFYRAWHQVEYYRYLRFFPDGQVMMLTTPEDPPSIVPRLRTKNTRTDAILLGHYRLSQETDNQTKVFAVIMKKKEEKPVDYHKYRYFRRVPAQETDHSFHVGLQLCSSGRQRFNKLVWIHHSCHITCRSTGETAVTTFDIDKMYTPLFFARVKSFTAYSEKPL, encoded by the exons ATG GCAGAAGCTGAAGAAGATTGTCACACTGATTTGGTAAGAACCGATGACAGTGAAAGATCTGGTGAAGCAAATCTTCAG GCAGAGCTCCAGATGTTCAGAGCTCAATGGATGTTTGAGCTTGCCCCAGGTGTGAGTTCTAGTGGGCTGGAACCTGTACCATGCAAAGCATCATCGAGAGAACCTGGACTAAAGTCTGTTGATGCCAGAGGAAAACAGGAGAtagcaaaagaggaaaag GCAAAAGAACTTTTCCTGAAGGCagtggaagaagaaagaaatggagCCCTTTATGAAG CCATCAAGTTTTATCGTCTAGCCATGCAGCTTGTACCTGATATAGAGTTTAAGATCACCTACACACGATCTCCAGATGCTGATGGAGTTGGAAAGAGGTG TGCTGAGGACAGCAAAGAGGATGACAAAATGGCAGATCTCCTGACGGATTTCCAGCAGCAGTTAGCTCTTCAGGAATCTTCAGTCAAACTTTGTCAGCCTGAAGTTTATGTCAGCCAGACCCACATCTCAG CGTTGCCTATGGAAGTACTAATGTACATTTTCCGGTGGGTGGTTTCAAGTGACTTGGATCTGAGATCATTGGAGCAATTATCTCTTGTTTGTCGAGGATTTTACATTTGTGCCAG AGATCCTGAAATCTGGCATCAAGTGTGTTTGAAAAtatggggcaggagctgcaatAAACTTGTTCCATATGCATCTTGGAGAGACATGTTTTTGGAAAGGCCTCGTGTTCGGTTTGATG gtGTATATGTCAGCAAGACAAAATACATACGTCAAGGAGAGCAGTCTCTTGATGGTTTCTACAGAGCATGGCACCAAGTGGAATATTACAG GTATTTGAGATTCTTTCCAGATGGTCAAGTTATGATGCTAACAACTCCTGAAGATCCTCCATCTATAGTTCCTCGCTTACGGACTAAAAACACAAG AACAGATGCAATCTTGCTTGGCCATTATCGCCTTTCCCAGGAAACAGACAATCAAACCAAAGTATTTGCTgtaataatgaagaaaaaggaagag AAACCAGTTGATTACCACAAATACAGGTATTTCCGCCGAGTTCCTGCTCAAGAAACAGATCACAGTTTCCATGTAGGactgcagctgtgctccagTGGGCGCCAGAGGTTCAACAAACTTGTGTGGATACATCATTCTTGTCACATCACTTGCAG ATCGACTGGTGAGACAGCTGTAACTACTTTCGACATTGACAAAATGTACACCCCTTTGTTCTTTGCACGAGTGAAGAGTTTTACTGCATATTCAGAAAAGCCACTCTAA